One Synechococcus sp. PROS-9-1 DNA window includes the following coding sequences:
- a CDS encoding zinc-binding dehydrogenase, whose translation MNRPFTTEAAILVAQKQPLVVETIELPAELDVGQVLVQLQVSGICGSQLGEIAGAKGPDRYLPHLMGHEGFATVLDTGPGVKQVLPGDSVVLHWRPGAGIQADPPKYRWRGEQLNAGWVTTFNRHAVVSENRCTRVPGDTDPDAAALFGCAVTTGFGVVENNAGLRMGEAVVVFGAGGIGLNIIQAACLRSASVIIAVDLFDSRLDLARQLGATHVINSNREDAETAIQDALSGQPLDVFIDNTGLPAIIEQGYRLTHSQGRVILVGVPRQGNKTNLYTLPLHFGKILTGSHGGESKPAEDIPRYLRLLQKGQIQFHRLVSARYSLEEINSAIDAIRDGSTAGRVMIDL comes from the coding sequence ATGAACAGACCTTTCACGACAGAGGCCGCGATACTCGTAGCTCAAAAGCAACCCTTAGTGGTGGAAACCATTGAATTGCCTGCCGAGCTCGATGTGGGTCAAGTTCTTGTGCAACTTCAAGTGAGCGGTATATGCGGATCTCAGCTTGGAGAAATTGCTGGGGCTAAGGGCCCAGACCGCTACTTGCCCCATTTGATGGGCCATGAAGGTTTTGCCACAGTACTTGATACTGGTCCAGGAGTAAAACAAGTACTGCCGGGTGACAGTGTGGTGTTGCACTGGCGTCCTGGTGCTGGTATTCAAGCTGATCCACCCAAGTATCGATGGCGTGGTGAGCAGCTCAATGCTGGGTGGGTCACTACGTTCAATCGTCATGCAGTAGTCAGTGAAAACCGCTGCACACGGGTGCCAGGTGATACTGATCCAGATGCCGCTGCTCTGTTTGGTTGCGCTGTCACTACTGGTTTTGGAGTTGTGGAAAATAATGCTGGCTTACGTATGGGTGAGGCTGTCGTGGTGTTCGGAGCCGGTGGCATCGGCCTCAACATTATTCAGGCTGCCTGCCTTCGTTCAGCCTCTGTTATTATTGCTGTGGATTTGTTTGACAGTCGACTTGATTTGGCTCGTCAGTTAGGAGCTACTCACGTGATTAACAGTAATCGTGAGGATGCCGAAACTGCAATTCAAGACGCTTTATCTGGTCAGCCTCTTGATGTGTTTATTGATAATACGGGTCTTCCTGCGATCATTGAGCAGGGCTACCGTTTAACTCATAGTCAGGGGCGTGTGATTCTGGTTGGTGTCCCTCGCCAAGGCAATAAAACTAATCTCTACACCTTGCCCCTTCATTTCGGTAAAATTCTTACAGGCTCCCACGGTGGTGAAAGTAAGCCGGCAGAGGATATTCCTCGATATTTGCGACTGCTGCAGAAAGGCCAAATTCAGTTTCATCGTCTTGTAAGTGCCAGATACTCTCTTGAAGAGATCAATTCTGCAATTGATGCCATTCGGGATGGCAGCACAGCAGGCCGAGTGATGATCGATCTGTGA